Proteins from one Gossypium raimondii isolate GPD5lz chromosome 8, ASM2569854v1, whole genome shotgun sequence genomic window:
- the LOC105793653 gene encoding probable WRKY transcription factor 43 isoform X1, producing the protein MDGQELISTPPPAAPPPLTAPFFFAPSTTPSSSLHPLPPLESQIIPDIDWVSLLYGQALLLQGHDESKPVTETASSLMAENGGCHQIENGNQDKRKGNRFKKTTRPRFAFQTRSADDILDDGYRWRKYGQKAVKNSNYPRSYYRCTHHTCNVKKQVQRLSKDSSIVVTTYEGVHNHPCEKLMETLTPLLKQMQFLSRF; encoded by the exons ATGGATGGCCAAGAACTTATTAGTACCCCACCGCCTGCAGCGCCGCCACCACTCACCGCTCCTTTCTTCTTTGCACCTTCCACAACTCCATCTTCCTCACTGCACCCTCTTCCTCCTTTAGAATCTCAAATCATCCCTGATATTGATTGGGTTAGCCTCCTCTATGGTCAAGCCTTGCTGCTGCAGGGTCATGATGAGAGCAAGCCAGTGACTGAAACAGCTTCTTCTTTGATGGCCGAAAATGGAGGTTGCCATCAGATTGAGAATGGCAACCAAGACAAGAGGAAAGGTAACCGGTTCAAGAAGACAACCCGACCGAGGTTTGCGTTCCAAACCAGGAGTGCTGATGATATTCTGGACGACGGCTATAGGTGGAGAAAGTACGGCCAAAAAGCTGTGAAAAATAGCAATTATCCAAG GAGTTATTACCGGTGCACACATCACACATGCAATGTGAAGAAACAGGTTCAAAGGCTGTCGAAAGACAGCAGCATCGTGGTGACGACATACGAAGGGGTCCACAATCATCCTTGTGAAAAGCTAATGGAAACCCTAACTCCTCTTCTCAAGCAAATGCAATTCCTCTCTAGGTTTTAA
- the LOC105793653 gene encoding probable WRKY transcription factor 75 isoform X2, producing MDGQELISTPPPAAPPPLTAPFFFAPSTTPSSSLHPLPPLESQIIPDIDWVSLLYGQALLLQGHDESKPVTETASSLMAENGGCHQIENGNQDKRKGNRFKKTTRPRFAFQTRSADDILDDGYRWRKYGQKAVKNSNYPRFVTRHAYTSKICMEYINNFFKHT from the exons ATGGATGGCCAAGAACTTATTAGTACCCCACCGCCTGCAGCGCCGCCACCACTCACCGCTCCTTTCTTCTTTGCACCTTCCACAACTCCATCTTCCTCACTGCACCCTCTTCCTCCTTTAGAATCTCAAATCATCCCTGATATTGATTGGGTTAGCCTCCTCTATGGTCAAGCCTTGCTGCTGCAGGGTCATGATGAGAGCAAGCCAGTGACTGAAACAGCTTCTTCTTTGATGGCCGAAAATGGAGGTTGCCATCAGATTGAGAATGGCAACCAAGACAAGAGGAAAGGTAACCGGTTCAAGAAGACAACCCGACCGAGGTTTGCGTTCCAAACCAGGAGTGCTGATGATATTCTGGACGACGGCTATAGGTGGAGAAAGTACGGCCAAAAAGCTGTGAAAAATAGCAATTATCCAAG GTTCGTAACTCGTCATGCATACACAAGCAAAATTTGCATGGAATATATAAACAATTTCTTCAAGCATACTTAA